From the genome of Acropora palmata chromosome 4, jaAcrPala1.3, whole genome shotgun sequence, one region includes:
- the LOC141879411 gene encoding JNK1/MAPK8-associated membrane protein-like isoform X2: MFQKGSNGALDPCSGKYCGRIINNNGHFGDCGACPRGYRTNGSVCLECLSSPELYDWLYLGFMASLPVIIHWFFIDFFIKRERKRMYLLFLSAFVESALAAIFTLLASKPQGSLNLISCKSEHLADWYTIFFNPKPDHVNIIHCTQEAVYPLYTIVLMYYAVCVGLLILVRPIISHQFCDGQGRASIYAALYFLPSLVVLHAVFGGLIYYGYPYATLVLSVLSTAAVLAKNNITHIRQLLSRRRHVIIIVAHWLVHAYGILAVTLLRNPAVHGPLFSLVLSPVLFYLVTHSFTEPNKFKT, encoded by the exons gTGCATTGGATCCCTGTTCTGGGAAGTACTGTGGCAGAATTATAAATAACAATGGACACTTTGGAGATTGTGGT GCTTGCCCAAGAGGATATCGAACCAATGGTAGTGTGTGTTTGGAGTGCTTATCTTCTCCTGAGTTGTATGACTGGCTTTATCTGGGATTTATGGCATCTCTACCTGTTATTATTCACTGGTTCTTTATTGACTTCTTCAttaagagagaaagaaaaag aATGTACCTTCTGTTCTTGAGTGCATTTGTGGAAAGTGCTCTAGCTGCCATTTTTACTCTCCTTGCAAGCAAACCTCAAG gCAGCTTAAATTTGATATCCTGCAAGTCCGAACATCTTGCTGATTGGTACACAATATTTTTCAACCCCAAGCCAGATCACGTCAACATCATACATTGTACTCAAGAGGCTGTTTACCCTCT GTACACCATTGTACTAATGTATTACGCAGTCTGCGTGGGCCTCCTGATTTTGGTTCGTCCCATCATCTCACACCAATTTTGTGATGGCCAAGGGCGTGCCTCCATCTACGCCGCTTTGTATTTCTTGCCGTCTCTTGTTGTGCTGCACGCTGTGTTTGGGGGACTTATTT ATTATGGTTATCCATATGCTACTCTAGTGCTTTCAGTTTTGAGCACAGCTGCAGTCTTAGCCAAGAATAACATTACG CATATCCGTCAGCTTCTCAGTAGAAGGCGCCACGTGATTATTATCGTGGCTCATTGGCTTGTTCATGCTTACGGAATATTGGCAGTTACGCTACTGCGAAACCCCGCTGTTCATGGACCGCTTTTCAGTCTTGTGTTGTCTCCAGTCCTTTTCTATTTAGTGACGCATTCGTTTACTGAACCCAACAAGTTCAAGACATAG
- the LOC141879946 gene encoding uncharacterized protein LOC141879946, which produces MAAREKKGWQDELQSYLPHSLNCVDPNCLNPICVNLKLILRHVPNCDKRGDLCSICQRMKSLAANHANSCRDYYCRVPFCWEAKVASEEQKLIDELMTTLPDLEESHPGAKEAEQTCATVVTCRKTENDSSLRPRLEERQGETSAGNYMNYSGDGPSGKVQLRHCNITSTSPVSIGKTVPPEWKGDCQPTTGVCDNLMSPSSQALPQQALPIEERKLIGSSKKAENFQRPPCQQGTKRKLKSFVSINRATKFRRSSPEEEAAEIDDSAEIIEIFSSKFSGKSTSKQKSETTMSSCPLSSFVRNTESDGSTPISKFTKPPRKTSTRDDSSDLPRTDFQAYTRPQSIAAPDSDSLFPTPPPSPLFEMWFGEPASTNESVLKSVLLDTLFQLLGIVTQPKTRNQEAIFVDLLERTLRAMKRELQGNNKGSQ; this is translated from the coding sequence ATGGCTGCACGTGAAAAGAAAGGTTGGCAAGACGAACTTCAGAGTTATCTCCCACATTCATTGAACTGCGTGGATCCAAACTGCCTAAATCCTATTTGTGTTAACCTGAAGCTAATCTTGAGACATGTACCGAACTGCGATAAGCGAGGCGACCTGTGCTCCATTTGCCAAAGAATGAAATCACTTGCAGCCAATCACGCAAATTCCTGCCGCGACTACTACTGCCGTGTACCTTTCTGTTGGGAAGCCAAGGTAGCCTCAGAAGAACAGAAACTCATCGATGAACTAATGACGACCCTTCCTGACCTTGAGGAAAGTCATCCTGGCGCAAAAGAAGCTGAACAAACATGCGCCACTGTTGTCACCTGTAGAAAGACCGAGAATGATTCTTCTCTCAGGCCTAGACTTGAAGAAAGACAAGGTGAAACCTCAGCTGGCAACTACATGAATTATAGTGGAGATGGCCCTTCTGGGAAAGTGCAGCTTCGGCACTGTAACATCACTTCTACCTCACCTGTCTCTATTGGTAAAACAGTTCCTCCTGAGTGGAAGGGTGATTGCCAACCCACTACTGGTGTCTGTGACAATTTGATGTCACCTTCTTCCCAAGCACTTCCACAGCAAGCCTTGCCaatagaggaaagaaaattaattggATCCTCtaaaaaagcagaaaattttcaaaggcCGCCATGTCAACAAGGAACAAAAAGGAAGCTGAAGAGTTTTGTCTCCATCAATAGAGCAACAAAATTTCGACGCTCCAGTCCTGAGGAGGAGGCAGCCGAAATTGATGATTCCGCTGAAATAATCGAAATTTTTAGCAGCAAGTTCTCTGGAAAGTCAAcctcaaaacaaaagagtgaAACTACGATGTCATCTTGTCCATTGTCATCCTTTGTTAGAAACACAGAGTCCGATGGTTCAACCCCGATATCCAAGTTTACCAAACCGCCCAGAAAAACTTCAACTCGGGATGACAGCTCCGATTTGCCCAGAACTGATTTCCAAGCATACACAAGGCCTCAGTCCATTGCCGCTCCGGATTCCGACAGCTTGTTCCCGACCCCTCCGCCGTCTCCGCTATTTGAGATGTGGTTCGGTGAGCCAGCGAGCACCAATGAAAGTGTATTAAAATCTGTCCTACTGGACACTCTTTTTCAACTGCTTGGCATTGTGACGCAACCAAAAACAAGGAACCAGGAAGCCATTTTCGTCGATTTGCTGGAACGCACTCTCCGTGCAATGAAACGAGAGTTACAAGGAAATAACAAAGGCTCTCAGTGA
- the LOC141879411 gene encoding JNK1/MAPK8-associated membrane protein-like isoform X1, whose translation MSLLSKEPLIVVWILIMFQKGSNGALDPCSGKYCGRIINNNGHFGDCGACPRGYRTNGSVCLECLSSPELYDWLYLGFMASLPVIIHWFFIDFFIKRERKRMYLLFLSAFVESALAAIFTLLASKPQGSLNLISCKSEHLADWYTIFFNPKPDHVNIIHCTQEAVYPLYTIVLMYYAVCVGLLILVRPIISHQFCDGQGRASIYAALYFLPSLVVLHAVFGGLIYYGYPYATLVLSVLSTAAVLAKNNITHIRQLLSRRRHVIIIVAHWLVHAYGILAVTLLRNPAVHGPLFSLVLSPVLFYLVTHSFTEPNKFKT comes from the exons gTGCATTGGATCCCTGTTCTGGGAAGTACTGTGGCAGAATTATAAATAACAATGGACACTTTGGAGATTGTGGT GCTTGCCCAAGAGGATATCGAACCAATGGTAGTGTGTGTTTGGAGTGCTTATCTTCTCCTGAGTTGTATGACTGGCTTTATCTGGGATTTATGGCATCTCTACCTGTTATTATTCACTGGTTCTTTATTGACTTCTTCAttaagagagaaagaaaaag aATGTACCTTCTGTTCTTGAGTGCATTTGTGGAAAGTGCTCTAGCTGCCATTTTTACTCTCCTTGCAAGCAAACCTCAAG gCAGCTTAAATTTGATATCCTGCAAGTCCGAACATCTTGCTGATTGGTACACAATATTTTTCAACCCCAAGCCAGATCACGTCAACATCATACATTGTACTCAAGAGGCTGTTTACCCTCT GTACACCATTGTACTAATGTATTACGCAGTCTGCGTGGGCCTCCTGATTTTGGTTCGTCCCATCATCTCACACCAATTTTGTGATGGCCAAGGGCGTGCCTCCATCTACGCCGCTTTGTATTTCTTGCCGTCTCTTGTTGTGCTGCACGCTGTGTTTGGGGGACTTATTT ATTATGGTTATCCATATGCTACTCTAGTGCTTTCAGTTTTGAGCACAGCTGCAGTCTTAGCCAAGAATAACATTACG CATATCCGTCAGCTTCTCAGTAGAAGGCGCCACGTGATTATTATCGTGGCTCATTGGCTTGTTCATGCTTACGGAATATTGGCAGTTACGCTACTGCGAAACCCCGCTGTTCATGGACCGCTTTTCAGTCTTGTGTTGTCTCCAGTCCTTTTCTATTTAGTGACGCATTCGTTTACTGAACCCAACAAGTTCAAGACATAG
- the LOC141879944 gene encoding uncharacterized protein LOC141879944, whose protein sequence is MGPFKLQMLWKVLVIFHVMWICQSAPCGRTLTTPRQVVEEVSEQGWMLVKPSSLGRKKRFAFGPAQIRKSHYCNWTTEIDYNVDRFPRRLAQAVCKGCSWHCRPVEYELKVLMRDCSNDMRTHRHEIKVWKWESISQTVAFVYNPV, encoded by the exons ATGGGTCCATTCAAGTTACAA atGTTGTGGAAAGTCCTCGTTATTTTTCACGTGATGTGGATATGTCAATCAGCTCCTTGTGGGCGAACGTTAACAACTCCGCGCCAAGTGGTGGAAGAAGTATCAGAGCAAGGTTGGATGCTGGTAAAACCCAGTTCATTGGGACGAAAGAAAAGATTCGCGTTCGGACCTGCACAGATCAGGAAATCACATTATTGCAACTGGACTACCGAAATTGACTACAACGTAGATCGCTTTCCAAGGCGCTTGGCCCAGGCTGTGTGCAAAGGCTGCTCGTGGCATTGTAGACCGGTTGAATATGAACTCAAAGTGTTGATGAGAGATTGCAGTAATGACATGAGAACTCACAGACACGAAATAAAGGTTTGGAAATGGGAATCAATCTCTCAAACCGTGGCGTTCGTGTACAATCCGGTTTAA
- the LOC141878522 gene encoding uncharacterized protein LOC141878522, producing MNAIKSLAVAIWLGFLIANSLPLPLKRRWKKIDAHKEESRGNKKLSWQQKALAHISEKFLIVENALVGQDDIIKQVLQMRPRRDSKASSSESSSACPWKWKLSKSRLQQVPPKIGKKKEKKEKRLLARDVLIIVDQSTIKSKFLYEMVVIL from the exons ATGAACGCTATTAAATCACTGGCG GTTGCAATCTGGCTTGGCTTTCTTATCGCGAACTCTTTACCACTCCCCCTTAAACGTcgttggaaaaaaatagatgCACATAAAGAGGAGAGTCGTGGCAACAAAAAGCTTTCATGGCAACAAAAAGCTTTAGCACatatttcggaaaaatttttgaTAGTGGAAAACGCGTTGGTGGGACAAGACGACATCATTAAACAAGTTCTTCAAATGAGGCCACGGAGAGACAGCAAAGCGTCCAGTTCTGAATCATCTTCTGCGTGTCCATGGAAGTGGAAGTTATCGAAATCTCGACTCCAGCAGGTGCCAccgaaaattggcaaaaaaaaagaaaaaaaagaaaaaaggctgCTTGCCCGAGATGTGCTCATTATTGTCGACCAATCTACTATCAAATCAAAGTTCTTGTACGAGATGGTTGTGATCCTGTGA